Proteins encoded within one genomic window of Verrucomicrobiota bacterium:
- a CDS encoding IS630 family transposase → IEQHNAAPKPFVWTASAKDILEKVKRARAKLDMLQTA, encoded by the coding sequence CATTGAGCAACACAACGCAGCCCCCAAACCCTTCGTCTGGACCGCCAGCGCGAAGGACATTCTGGAAAAAGTAAAGCGTGCTCGAGCAAAGCTTGATATGTTACAGACTGCTTGA